One window from the genome of Cryptococcus tetragattii IND107 chromosome 2, whole genome shotgun sequence encodes:
- a CDS encoding leucine carboxyl methyltransferase 1: MLPPNLPPRRESPSPSANPSSDSDDAIRLTDDDAASSRLSAAQVGYLQDPFAPLLYKAPMPQPGGFGLQGGIRARKPPLINVGTHHRTWGIDLLVDRFLQSGGKQVVSLGAGSDTRFWRLMSRATPPDLVKYIEIDFPHLTSPKAQRIARHRKLYQYLDNSSGPSSTAPTMPPPGQHSYKVSKGGTQLSSPLYTLIPLDLRPSPYEPTSSISSILSDHVLPQLNPGLPTLFLAECLFPYMPPEDSKQIIKWFGETFGSCMGVVYEMVGLDDSFGNVMRRNLAVRNLSIPGSIFSTPESQAERFTSPVLEGGKFDNAGAKTLWQIREEDVGPEELQRISKLEILDEIEELRLVLDHYVIAWGTKGETMSSISL; this comes from the exons ATGTTGCCCCCAAACTTGCCTCCTCGCAGAGAATCACCTTCCCCGTCTGCAAACCCGTCCTCGGATTCAGACGATGCTATCCGTCTTACCGATGACGATGCCGCTTCCTCTCGTCT TTCAGCAGCGCAGGTTGGGTATCTCCAAGACCCATTCGCGCCTTTGTTATACAAAGCACCAATGCCACAGCCTGGCGGATTCGGACTGCAAGGTGGTATCAGAGCTCGAAAGCCACCTCTGATCAACGTTGGTACACATCACCGGACATGGGGTATCGACCTCCTTGTCGACCGGTTTTTGCAGAGTGGTGGGAAGCAGGTTGTCAGCCTTGGCGCGGGAAGTGACACGCGGTTTTGGAGATTAATG TCTAGGGCGACGCCGCCGGATCTAGTGAAATACATAGAGATTGATTTCCCGCACCTTACATCTCCCAAGGCACAACGCATCGCTCGGCATCGCAAGCTGTATCAATACCTTGACAACTCTTCAGGTCCGTCATCAACGGCACCTACGATGCCGCCTCCGGGACAGCACTCATACAAAGTCTCAAAAGGCGGCACACAACTATCCTCTCCACTCTATACGCTCATCCCGCTTGACCTCCGTCCCTCGCCTTATGAaccaacctcttccatatcctccaTTCTTTCGGACCACGTTCTTCCCCAACTAAATCCTGGCCTCCCAacactcttcctcgccgAATGTCTTTTCCCATACATGCCGCCAGAAGATTCAAAACAAATTATAAAGTGGTTTGGAGAGACGTTTGGTAGTTGCATGGGCGTGGTTTATGAGATGGTTGGGCTGGATGATAGTTTTGGAAACGTAATGAGGAGAAATTTAGCA GTGCGCAACCTATCCATTCCCGGATCGATATTCTCAACTCCGGAATCGCAAGCTGAAAGGTTCACATCCCCTGTCCTTGAGGGTGGTAAATTTGATAACGCAGGTGCAAAAACACTATGGCAGATTAGGGAGGAAGACGTCGGTCCCGAGGAACTGCAACG TATATCAAAATTGGAGATTCTcgatgagattgaagagttgCGCTTGGTCCTTGACCATTATGTGATTGCCTGGGGGACAAAGGGGGAAACAATGAGTTCCATATCTCTGTAA
- a CDS encoding 40S ribosomal protein eS1 has protein sequence MAVGKNKRLSKGKKGIKKKVVDPFSRKEWYDIKAPSFFENRNAGKTLVNRTQGLKNANDSLKGRVLELSLADLNNDQEQSFRKIKLRVEEVAGKNCLTSFYGMDFTTDKLRSIVRKWQSLVEAHVDVKTTDGYVLRLFAIGFTKRQSNQVKKTTYAQSSQLKEIRAKMVEIMRREAEGSDLKELVQKFVPESIGREIEKAAKGIYPLHNVYVRKAKIVKTPKIDMSKLLESHGEAMDANTGSKVVKSGEFVEPEILESV, from the exons ATGGCTGTCGGCAAGAACAAGAGGCTttcaaagggaaagaagggaatcaagaagaaggttgtcGACCCCTTCTCCAGGAAGG AGTGGTACGACATCAAGgccccctccttcttcgaGAACCGAAACGCCGGGAAGACTCTTGTCAACCGAACCCAGGGTCTCA AGAACGCCAACGACTCTTTGAAGGGCCGAGTCCTCGAGCTTTCTCTCGCTGACCTCAACAACGACCAGGAGCAGTCTTTCAGGAAGATCAAGCTTAGGGTTGAGGAGGTTGCT GGCAAGAACTGCCTCACCTCTTTCTACGGCATGGACTTCACCACCGACAAGCTCCGATCTATTGTCCGAAAATGGCAATCCCTCGTCGAGGCCCACGTTGACGTCAAGACTACCGACGGCTACGTTCTCCGACTCTTCGCTATTGGTTTCACCAAGCGTCAATCCAACCaggtcaagaagaccaCCTACGCCCAGTCTTCCCAACTCAAGGAGATCAGGGCCAAGATGGTTGAGATTATGCGACGTGAGGCTGAGGGTAGCGACTTGAAGGAGTTGGTCCAGAAGTTTGTTCCGGAGTCTATCGGCagggagattgagaaggccGCCAAGGGCATCTACCCCCTCCACAATGTCTACGTCCGAAAGGCTAAGATCGTCAAGACCCCCAAGATCGACATGTCTAAGCTCCTCGAATCACACGGTGAGGCCATGGAC GCCAACACTGGCTCCAAGGTTGTTAAGAGCGGTGAATTCGTCGAGCCCGAGATCCTCGAGTCCGTCTAA